In the genome of Spirochaetae bacterium HGW-Spirochaetae-1, one region contains:
- a CDS encoding oxidoreductase, whose protein sequence is MDKETFKAMIVREKSDGTFEREIGRVTTDDLPPGDVLVRVDYSSLNYKDALSCTGNRGVTRKYPHTPGIDAAGIVTESGNESFKPGDKVVVTSYDLGMNTWGGFSQYIRVPAGWVVPLPGGLTLRESMVYGTAGFTAGLSVYRLIEHGKIRPGDGTVLVTGAMGGVGSHAVAILSRAGYHVTAVTGIMNDPGKEFDPDQEYLKKLGAAEVLPREKVDDTTGKAMLRPQWAGVIDTVGGNVLSTAVKQTAYGGAVTSCGNAGGQDLSLTVFPFILRGVALLGIDSADCPREHRVAIWKRLAAEWKDAGLDSRASDCSLEELSGFVDIILQGKLKGRKVVNLSL, encoded by the coding sequence ATGGATAAAGAAACTTTTAAAGCAATGATTGTCAGGGAAAAATCCGACGGCACCTTTGAGCGGGAGATCGGCCGGGTAACGACGGACGATCTGCCTCCGGGAGACGTCCTGGTGCGCGTAGATTATTCATCGCTGAATTATAAGGACGCTCTTTCGTGCACGGGGAACCGGGGCGTGACGAGGAAATATCCCCATACTCCCGGCATCGACGCGGCCGGGATCGTGACGGAAAGCGGCAATGAAAGTTTCAAACCCGGTGACAAGGTCGTCGTTACGAGCTATGATCTGGGAATGAATACTTGGGGAGGCTTTTCTCAGTACATACGTGTTCCTGCGGGGTGGGTGGTTCCACTGCCGGGAGGGCTTACGCTGCGCGAGTCCATGGTGTATGGCACGGCCGGTTTTACCGCCGGACTTTCCGTATACCGTCTTATCGAGCACGGTAAAATTAGGCCCGGTGACGGGACGGTCCTTGTGACCGGGGCCATGGGAGGCGTGGGGAGCCATGCCGTGGCGATTCTCAGCCGTGCTGGATATCATGTAACGGCCGTGACCGGGATAATGAACGATCCGGGTAAGGAATTTGATCCGGATCAGGAATATCTGAAAAAACTTGGGGCCGCTGAAGTGCTTCCCAGGGAAAAAGTCGATGATACAACGGGTAAAGCAATGCTGCGGCCGCAATGGGCCGGTGTCATCGATACGGTGGGAGGAAATGTGCTTTCCACGGCCGTGAAGCAGACCGCGTACGGTGGGGCCGTTACCAGCTGCGGCAATGCCGGCGGCCAGGACCTGAGTCTCACCGTATTTCCCTTTATCCTGCGGGGAGTGGCCCTCCTGGGTATTGATTCGGCCGATTGTCCCAGGGAGCACCGGGTGGCCATATGGAAACGGCTGGCCGCTGAATGGAAGGATGCCGGTCTTGACAGCCGGGCATCGGACTGTTCCCTGGAGGAGCTCAGTGGTTTCGTGGATATAATTCTTCAGGGAAAGCTGAAAGGGCGGAAGGTCGTTAATCTTTCCCTGTAG
- a CDS encoding chemotaxis protein CheD, whose protein sequence is MPDLVLGIGDMGVSNDPGVNIKTYALGSCIAVVFYNAAFKTGGMVHIALADSNINEEKSRIKPGYFADTGIPELLASMRKKMGSLDLSGLEVKLIGGARVIRDERFFDIGGKNIETARKLIRSLGLKIRSEDTAGDISRTVTLFTADGRTMISNVERGKWFI, encoded by the coding sequence ATGCCTGATCTCGTTCTGGGAATAGGTGACATGGGCGTTTCAAATGACCCCGGGGTCAACATCAAGACCTATGCCCTGGGTTCATGTATTGCCGTGGTATTTTACAATGCCGCATTCAAAACAGGCGGCATGGTCCATATTGCCCTGGCCGATTCCAACATCAACGAGGAGAAAAGCAGGATCAAACCGGGATATTTCGCCGATACGGGGATACCTGAACTATTAGCGTCCATGCGAAAAAAAATGGGATCACTGGACCTGTCGGGCCTGGAGGTTAAACTCATTGGAGGCGCCCGGGTCATCAGGGATGAACGTTTTTTCGATATAGGCGGCAAGAATATTGAAACGGCAAGAAAACTGATCCGATCCCTGGGACTAAAAATCAGGAGCGAGGATACTGCGGGCGATATCAGCAGAACCGTCACCCTCTTCACCGCCGATGGCAGAACCATGATCTCCAACGTGGAAAGAGGAAAATGGTTTATATGA
- a CDS encoding peptidase M48, which yields MGKGRWIFFVLIITAGAGLAALFYLHKPQPKLDSTLAPAYMLLGHATRGISRALTEIIAVDSLDEKEYGEAIKARCDDHNDSGDKDYVYVNAVMSQISRFARKPFPYRVYMHESSSPNAFALPGGVIFVTRGLIKTLKSEAELAAILSHEMGHIELSHCLDVVRFQLLAGKTGNETLGKVADFAMNLLLRHSFSKTQENDADNYAFELLINSKYDPGAEGRAFARFLQYMKQNGMRDEREANIIRDYFMSHPPMVLREEKFSEKAGIWWRKHDKEIRYVGTKNLKKRTIEAIDSEYIGPPRL from the coding sequence ATGGGAAAAGGCAGGTGGATATTTTTCGTGTTGATCATCACCGCAGGTGCCGGGCTGGCTGCCCTGTTTTATCTGCATAAACCGCAACCGAAGCTGGATTCAACGCTCGCACCGGCATATATGCTTCTCGGTCATGCCACGCGGGGAATAAGCCGTGCGTTGACTGAAATAATAGCGGTCGATTCCCTGGATGAAAAGGAATATGGCGAGGCCATAAAGGCCCGGTGCGACGACCATAACGATTCAGGCGATAAAGATTATGTGTATGTGAACGCCGTCATGTCACAGATATCCCGGTTTGCCCGTAAACCATTTCCTTACCGCGTCTATATGCATGAAAGCTCGTCGCCAAATGCCTTCGCACTTCCAGGGGGTGTCATATTCGTTACCCGCGGGCTTATAAAAACACTGAAAAGTGAGGCAGAGCTCGCGGCAATTCTCTCACACGAGATGGGGCATATCGAGTTATCGCATTGTCTTGATGTCGTTCGTTTCCAGCTCCTCGCCGGGAAAACCGGCAATGAAACGCTTGGTAAAGTGGCCGATTTTGCCATGAACCTGCTTCTGCGTCATTCCTTCAGCAAGACGCAGGAGAATGATGCCGATAACTATGCGTTTGAACTTCTGATAAACAGCAAATATGATCCAGGGGCTGAAGGAAGGGCCTTCGCACGGTTTCTCCAGTACATGAAACAGAACGGGATGCGGGATGAAAGAGAGGCCAATATAATACGTGATTATTTCATGTCTCACCCGCCCATGGTCCTGCGCGAGGAAAAATTCAGCGAGAAGGCCGGGATATGGTGGAGAAAACACGATAAGGAAATTCGTTACGTGGGCACAAAAAATCTTAAAAAGAGGACCATAGAAGCGATTGACAGTGAGTATATCGGGCCGCCTCGGCTGTAA
- a CDS encoding AcrB/AcrD/AcrF family protein codes for MKRLVAYFAERSLLVNIFTVGLLIAGLVFIFSAKREAFPNVDFDWVLITTVYPGATPADVEKHITKPVEDELREVDGIKQIHASSLESRSVIAIQLDPDLDNKDKTINDIKNAVDKVDDMPDDAEDPDVRELNTKQQPIIEISIFSKNGVNNDAQEFELRRYAKMLEDKIVDVSGVAKVDKKGYRDREMIIDVKPGLLDSYHVAINEVILALSRKSLDFPGGVIKEDGREVLIRTVGEVKNVDEIRKVLIRANDMGNWVTIGDVAQVRDSFEEETVINKTRGEKSIALTVVKKESADIITLVDSVMVEVDKFKKILPKEYNISIYRDFSYYVKRRLNVLVTNGIIGFTLVVLSLLITLGWRISIVTALGIPTAFFATFIWMAWYGISINLMSMFGLIMVLGMLVDDAIVVAENIYRHMEEGESVKQAVVNGTSEVIIPVMGTILTTVVAFSPLILMKGIMGKFMWTLPAVVIVALLASWIECMFILPSHIKDIEKDRSNHKALKDEEGGLHVFFMNKYKAFISVILTNRYKSLFLISVFFIASIIFAVTHIKFILFPQGGVEIAVVKAEATSGTLVQDMSRKLGLVEKVVGELPAIDLDTYTASAGILQEQPNDPNTKRGSNYGIVMIYLTPEQNRKRKADEIIDEVRKKCAPFKKEFTKLEFAYIANGPPVGKPVQVTIKGDDFDVLRKISGDFKTYLHTIKGLKDIKDDFEDKKDEIRVVVDERTAAIAGITVYDVASTVRSCYEGTVATSIRKTDEVIDVRVNFPEGIKNRVASLQNIKIANRMGNLIPLSRIAHFETTQGMSLITRKDYRRVVNVTADIDEHAKGVTSVTVNRMLTKKFEGIEQRYPGYAVSYEGEFKDTQESVEDLMKSFVIAFVAIYIILVALFRSLVHPLIIVMVIPMTLIGVIWTFFFHGLPISFLALMGVVGLAGVVVNDSIVLVDFIQKKRVEGLHPVEACVEAGATRLRPIFLTTITTVLGLMPTAYGIGGYDPFLKPMALSLSYGLVFGTLITLIGTPILYVMLSDIRQLIFKEEYQEKPREELSETAKLELEKEIESKVEADLVARLKNEITHDLVDAIQRGKPSKKGKPPVKKK; via the coding sequence ATGAAACGTCTCGTTGCCTATTTTGCTGAAAGATCACTGCTGGTTAATATCTTTACTGTAGGACTCCTCATCGCGGGCCTCGTTTTTATTTTTTCCGCCAAAAGGGAGGCCTTTCCCAATGTTGATTTTGACTGGGTCCTTATCACAACGGTCTATCCCGGAGCAACACCTGCGGATGTGGAGAAGCACATCACCAAGCCTGTAGAGGATGAATTGCGCGAAGTGGATGGTATCAAGCAGATTCATGCCAGTTCTCTGGAGTCACGGTCCGTTATCGCTATCCAGCTGGACCCCGACCTGGACAACAAGGATAAGACGATCAATGATATAAAGAATGCCGTAGACAAGGTTGATGATATGCCCGATGATGCCGAGGACCCCGATGTACGGGAACTCAATACGAAGCAGCAGCCTATCATTGAAATTTCTATTTTCAGCAAAAACGGTGTAAACAATGATGCGCAGGAATTTGAGCTGCGCCGGTACGCCAAAATGCTGGAGGATAAAATTGTCGATGTAAGCGGCGTGGCCAAGGTGGACAAAAAAGGATACCGCGACAGGGAGATGATTATAGATGTAAAACCCGGATTGCTTGATTCATATCACGTAGCCATCAATGAGGTTATACTTGCCCTGTCCAGGAAGAGCCTGGATTTTCCCGGAGGTGTTATTAAGGAGGATGGCCGGGAGGTTCTGATCCGCACTGTGGGTGAGGTTAAGAACGTTGATGAAATAAGGAAAGTCCTCATCAGGGCTAACGATATGGGAAACTGGGTCACCATAGGTGATGTTGCCCAGGTTCGTGACTCCTTCGAAGAGGAAACCGTTATCAATAAGACCCGGGGGGAAAAATCCATCGCTCTTACCGTGGTGAAAAAAGAATCGGCCGACATTATAACGCTGGTGGACAGTGTCATGGTGGAGGTTGATAAATTCAAGAAGATACTGCCTAAAGAGTATAACATCTCAATATACAGGGACTTCTCATATTATGTAAAGCGCAGGCTGAATGTTCTGGTGACCAACGGAATTATCGGTTTCACCCTGGTAGTCCTTTCGCTTCTTATCACACTGGGATGGCGTATATCAATTGTTACGGCCCTTGGCATACCAACGGCCTTTTTTGCCACCTTTATCTGGATGGCCTGGTATGGTATCAGTATCAATCTTATGTCCATGTTCGGTCTCATCATGGTGCTGGGTATGCTCGTCGATGATGCTATTGTCGTGGCGGAAAATATCTACCGGCACATGGAGGAAGGAGAGTCCGTGAAACAGGCCGTGGTTAACGGTACCAGTGAGGTTATTATTCCCGTCATGGGTACAATTCTCACCACTGTCGTGGCCTTTTCGCCTCTTATTCTAATGAAGGGTATCATGGGCAAGTTCATGTGGACTCTGCCTGCCGTGGTTATTGTAGCTCTATTGGCCTCATGGATCGAGTGCATGTTCATTTTGCCCTCCCATATCAAGGACATCGAAAAGGACAGGAGTAATCACAAGGCCCTGAAGGACGAGGAAGGAGGTCTTCATGTTTTTTTCATGAACAAATACAAGGCCTTTATCTCAGTTATTCTTACGAACCGGTATAAGTCACTGTTTCTGATCAGCGTGTTTTTTATCGCGTCCATTATTTTTGCCGTGACGCATATAAAGTTTATACTGTTTCCCCAGGGCGGTGTCGAAATAGCCGTGGTAAAGGCCGAAGCAACCTCGGGGACGCTTGTTCAGGATATGAGCCGAAAACTGGGCCTTGTGGAGAAGGTCGTGGGAGAGTTGCCTGCAATCGATCTTGATACCTATACGGCCAGCGCCGGGATTCTTCAGGAGCAGCCTAATGATCCCAACACAAAGCGCGGTTCCAACTATGGTATCGTTATGATTTATTTAACGCCTGAACAAAACCGAAAACGTAAGGCCGATGAAATAATCGACGAGGTGCGGAAAAAATGTGCTCCTTTTAAAAAAGAGTTTACCAAGCTGGAATTTGCTTATATAGCCAATGGTCCTCCCGTGGGGAAGCCCGTGCAGGTCACCATCAAAGGTGATGATTTTGATGTACTCAGGAAAATATCCGGTGATTTTAAAACCTACCTGCATACGATAAAAGGTTTGAAGGATATCAAGGACGACTTTGAAGACAAGAAGGACGAAATACGCGTAGTGGTTGATGAGAGAACAGCGGCCATCGCCGGTATCACGGTGTACGATGTGGCCTCAACCGTCCGCTCCTGTTACGAGGGTACCGTTGCCACAAGTATCAGAAAGACCGACGAGGTTATCGATGTGAGGGTCAATTTTCCCGAAGGCATTAAAAACAGGGTGGCAAGTCTCCAGAATATCAAGATCGCGAACCGCATGGGGAACCTCATACCCCTGTCGCGGATTGCCCATTTTGAAACAACCCAGGGCATGTCCCTTATTACCCGTAAGGATTACCGGCGTGTCGTCAATGTCACGGCTGACATCGACGAGCATGCCAAGGGTGTAACATCGGTTACGGTGAACCGTATGTTAACGAAAAAATTTGAAGGAATTGAACAACGTTATCCCGGATATGCCGTGAGCTATGAAGGTGAATTCAAGGACACACAGGAATCCGTTGAGGACCTTATGAAGTCCTTTGTCATTGCCTTTGTGGCTATATATATCATTCTCGTTGCCCTTTTCAGGTCGCTGGTGCATCCCCTCATTATCGTCATGGTTATTCCCATGACACTGATAGGTGTTATCTGGACTTTCTTTTTTCATGGTCTCCCCATTTCCTTTCTCGCCCTTATGGGAGTGGTAGGACTGGCCGGTGTCGTTGTCAATGATTCCATCGTGCTAGTTGATTTTATACAGAAGAAACGTGTTGAAGGCCTGCATCCCGTAGAGGCCTGTGTTGAGGCGGGGGCCACGAGGCTGCGTCCCATATTTCTTACCACCATTACCACGGTACTGGGGCTCATGCCAACGGCTTATGGTATTGGCGGATATGACCCTTTCCTGAAGCCCATGGCTCTTTCCCTCTCCTATGGTCTTGTCTTCGGGACCCTGATTACGCTTATAGGCACGCCCATACTCTATGTCATGTTGTCGGATATTCGCCAGCTTATATTTAAGGAAGAATATCAGGAGAAACCCCGCGAGGAGCTTTCCGAAACGGCCAAACTGGAACTGGAGAAAGAAATTGAGAGTAAGGTTGAAGCGGACCTGGTGGCCCGGCTGAAAAATGAAATTACTCACGATTTGGTCGACGCAATCCAGCGTGGTAAGCCGTCAAAGAAGGGGAAGCCCCCGGTTAAAAAGAAGTAA
- a CDS encoding DNA polymerase IV produces MKKIIHIDMDAFFAAVEQRDNRALRGRPVIVGGPPDSRGVVAACSYEARRFGIHSAMPSSMAYRLCPQAVFVRGRFDAYHEVSEQIQEIFHEYTDLVEPLSLDEAYLDVTENRPNIPSATWIADEIRKKIYNVTHLTASAGVSYNKFLAKVASDFNKPNGITVVTPDRADDFISSLPIGKFHGIGKATEKRMKDMGVHTGADLRRMDRHTLVRFFGKSGEWYYEIAHGRDCRDVEPCHERKSIGKETTFQKDMSDREAMLGIVEDLARQVGGMMEEMQIRGRTVTLKVKYHDFVSCTRSLTLAESITTAEDIIRHIPLLLDRTEAGDRLVRLLGISVSGFDREIEKGSVDIQLLLPFRENLSFARMYAQ; encoded by the coding sequence ATGAAAAAAATTATCCACATCGACATGGATGCCTTCTTCGCTGCCGTCGAGCAGCGTGATAACCGGGCGTTGCGGGGAAGGCCTGTCATTGTAGGAGGACCGCCTGACAGCAGGGGAGTAGTTGCCGCCTGTTCCTATGAAGCCCGGAGATTCGGCATTCATTCGGCCATGCCGTCCAGTATGGCGTACCGGCTCTGTCCGCAGGCTGTTTTTGTGCGCGGAAGATTTGATGCATATCATGAAGTTTCGGAACAGATACAGGAGATATTTCATGAGTATACCGATCTGGTGGAGCCCCTTTCTCTCGATGAAGCATACCTCGATGTGACGGAGAACAGGCCCAACATACCTTCCGCGACATGGATAGCCGACGAAATCAGGAAGAAGATTTATAATGTAACGCATCTTACGGCTTCAGCCGGTGTCTCGTATAATAAGTTCCTGGCAAAGGTGGCATCGGATTTCAACAAACCCAATGGCATCACCGTGGTGACTCCCGATCGTGCCGATGATTTTATCAGCTCTCTTCCCATCGGTAAATTTCACGGCATCGGCAAGGCAACGGAAAAACGGATGAAGGATATGGGAGTCCATACCGGTGCTGACCTGAGGAGAATGGACCGCCATACGCTTGTACGGTTTTTCGGCAAGTCCGGTGAATGGTATTACGAAATAGCCCATGGCCGGGATTGTCGTGATGTTGAACCATGCCATGAGAGAAAATCTATCGGGAAAGAAACGACTTTTCAGAAGGATATGAGCGACCGGGAAGCCATGCTGGGTATAGTCGAAGATCTTGCCCGCCAGGTCGGCGGCATGATGGAGGAGATGCAAATCCGGGGAAGAACCGTTACACTTAAAGTTAAATACCATGATTTTGTATCCTGCACGAGAAGCCTGACCCTTGCTGAAAGCATCACAACGGCGGAAGACATTATACGACATATACCACTTCTCCTCGACAGAACAGAGGCCGGGGACAGGCTTGTAAGGCTTCTGGGAATTTCCGTTTCCGGTTTCGACAGGGAGATTGAAAAGGGCTCCGTCGATATCCAGCTCCTTTTGCCCTTCAGGGAAAACCTGAGTTTTGCCCGCATGTACGCACAGTAG
- a CDS encoding GxxExxY protein yields the protein MKKIDTINRISEAFYRVYNTLGYGFARDIYLRAFMVELDCMHIEYRIDHALNVYYEGIIVGTYDTDLVINNRIIVSIKADPFLADADEYGIENAVLATCCEAGILLNFGTAPEMCRKMGEGRDMRHGEEVPYSVCA from the coding sequence GTGAAAAAAATTGACACGATAAACAGAATTAGTGAGGCCTTCTACCGGGTGTATAATACTTTGGGATACGGCTTTGCACGGGATATCTATCTTCGGGCCTTCATGGTGGAGCTGGACTGTATGCATATTGAATACAGAATCGATCATGCCCTGAACGTTTACTATGAAGGGATTATAGTCGGAACCTATGATACGGACCTGGTGATAAATAACAGGATCATTGTATCAATAAAAGCCGATCCCTTTTTGGCCGATGCCGATGAATATGGAATAGAAAATGCTGTTCTGGCCACGTGCTGCGAGGCGGGGATACTGCTTAATTTCGGCACAGCGCCGGAGATGTGCCGAAAGATGGGTGAGGGGAGAGATATGCGGCACGGTGAGGAAGTACCGTATTCGGTTTGTGCATAG
- a CDS encoding type II toxin-antitoxin system RelE/ParE family toxin, producing the protein MKVYWTDTAEKHLDSIYNYIVQHSELYAKKTVDRLTKKSIQIADFPLSGRIVPEFEMDQIREVFDGPYRIIYHLKPDQIDVIAVLHGYRNVKN; encoded by the coding sequence TTGAAAGTATACTGGACGGACACTGCGGAAAAACATCTTGATTCGATTTACAACTACATAGTGCAACATTCCGAATTATATGCCAAAAAGACCGTTGACAGGTTAACAAAAAAATCCATACAAATAGCTGACTTCCCATTATCCGGGAGAATTGTACCTGAGTTTGAAATGGATCAGATTCGGGAAGTTTTTGATGGACCGTATCGTATAATCTATCATCTTAAACCTGATCAGATCGATGTAATTGCCGTTCTTCATGGCTATCGGAATGTCAAAAATTAA
- the hypB gene encoding hydrogenase accessory protein HypB translates to MDQIRLIEVKEDVMQDNVKLADSVRARMKSEKTFLLNLMSSPGAGKTTLLVKTIEMMKQKYRMAVIEADIDSIVDAETIQSKGVTAVQLRTGGFCHLDATMTLQGVDALSLKDLDLVIIENVGNLVCPAEFDTGAVKNAMILSVPEGDDKPLKYPLMFSICDILIISKIDYLSISDFNVQAVHERVKRLNPDIRIVEVCAKTGQGMEGWTEWLAGQVDAFIK, encoded by the coding sequence ATGGACCAGATACGGCTGATAGAGGTGAAAGAAGATGTAATGCAGGATAACGTAAAGCTGGCAGACAGTGTTCGGGCGCGGATGAAATCGGAGAAGACCTTCCTGCTGAACCTCATGTCGTCGCCCGGCGCGGGCAAGACCACGCTTCTCGTAAAAACCATTGAAATGATGAAGCAGAAATACCGTATGGCCGTCATCGAGGCCGACATCGATTCCATTGTCGATGCCGAGACCATTCAGTCAAAAGGAGTAACGGCCGTGCAGCTCCGAACAGGGGGCTTCTGCCATCTCGACGCTACCATGACCCTTCAGGGCGTGGACGCCCTTTCCCTGAAGGACCTTGACCTGGTCATCATCGAAAACGTGGGCAATCTGGTCTGTCCTGCCGAGTTTGATACGGGCGCCGTGAAGAACGCCATGATTCTCAGCGTACCCGAGGGTGATGACAAACCGCTGAAATATCCTCTCATGTTTTCAATTTGCGACATTCTTATCATCAGTAAAATCGATTATCTTTCCATTTCCGATTTCAATGTCCAGGCCGTGCACGAGCGTGTCAAAAGGCTTAATCCCGACATCAGGATCGTGGAGGTTTGCGCCAAGACCGGCCAGGGCATGGAGGGGTGGACTGAGTGGCTGGCCGGACAGGTGGATGCGTTTATTAAATAA
- a CDS encoding hydrogenase maturation nickel metallochaperone HypA yields MHEMAVMERILDVVIKHAQTNNVKKVVSISLSVGEMTDLIDEWMQKYFDYLSKGTVAENSKLKITRVPVVLQCGKCSNKFEVSVKDLDKAHCPQCDEKDNFSLISGREYFINNMEAY; encoded by the coding sequence ATGCACGAAATGGCCGTCATGGAACGGATACTGGACGTTGTTATCAAACATGCCCAGACCAACAATGTGAAAAAGGTTGTGTCGATCTCGCTCAGTGTGGGTGAAATGACAGACCTTATTGATGAATGGATGCAGAAATATTTCGATTACCTGAGTAAGGGCACCGTGGCGGAGAATTCAAAGCTGAAGATCACCCGTGTTCCCGTGGTGCTCCAATGCGGGAAATGCAGCAATAAGTTCGAAGTATCGGTGAAAGACCTGGACAAGGCCCACTGTCCCCAGTGTGATGAAAAGGATAATTTTTCCCTCATCTCGGGCCGTGAGTATTTTATCAACAACATGGAGGCATACTGA
- a CDS encoding aldo/keto reductase — MENNRMSRKDFLKITGTITVGTAMGLAGGHKELDAAMANAGNLPSIPRRKLGKTGVMVSVISNGVMYNVVDKQILLKKTLDWGIAHWDTSHGYAQGNSEIGMGIYLKKHPEKRKDIFLVSKASGARTPDQVEDCLQTSLKRLNTSYIDLFYGVHGCSSPDQLSPELRKWAEGAKKRKLIKYFGFSTHKNMPNCLMAASKLDWIDAVMTSYNFRLMQEPDMQKAVDACAKANIGLIAMKVMGLSISSDGDKKLTDHFVKKGFSEGQAKLKAVLADTRIAAACITMENTALIATNAEAALDKVKLTRADMKVFREYALSTCSGYCAGCADLCDAAMPEAPVVSDIMRGLMYYNSYGNEEMARNLYSGISPEIRNNLLALDYAKAESACPRNIPIGALIREAVEKLS, encoded by the coding sequence ATGGAAAATAACCGTATGAGCAGAAAGGATTTTTTGAAAATCACCGGTACCATAACAGTGGGAACAGCCATGGGTCTTGCCGGAGGTCATAAGGAATTGGACGCTGCCATGGCGAATGCTGGAAATTTACCCAGCATCCCGAGGCGAAAGCTCGGCAAAACGGGAGTCATGGTGTCGGTCATTTCTAACGGCGTCATGTACAATGTTGTCGACAAGCAGATACTGCTTAAAAAGACCCTCGACTGGGGCATAGCCCACTGGGATACATCACATGGTTATGCACAGGGAAACAGTGAGATCGGCATGGGAATTTATTTAAAGAAGCATCCCGAGAAGAGAAAAGATATATTTCTTGTATCGAAGGCTTCCGGGGCAAGAACACCGGATCAAGTGGAGGACTGCCTGCAAACCTCCCTGAAAAGACTGAATACTTCCTACATCGATCTTTTTTATGGCGTACACGGCTGCAGCAGCCCTGATCAGCTCTCTCCGGAGCTCAGGAAATGGGCCGAGGGTGCAAAGAAGCGTAAGCTGATTAAATACTTTGGATTCAGTACTCACAAGAACATGCCCAATTGCCTTATGGCCGCTTCAAAGCTCGACTGGATCGATGCTGTTATGACGTCGTATAACTTCAGACTTATGCAGGAACCGGACATGCAGAAGGCCGTTGACGCCTGCGCAAAAGCCAATATCGGTCTCATTGCCATGAAGGTCATGGGTCTGTCCATCAGCTCCGACGGCGATAAAAAGCTCACAGACCATTTTGTTAAAAAGGGATTTTCCGAGGGACAGGCAAAGCTGAAAGCCGTGCTTGCCGACACCAGGATAGCTGCTGCCTGTATCACCATGGAAAATACCGCGTTGATCGCGACAAACGCCGAGGCGGCCCTGGATAAAGTAAAACTTACCAGGGCCGATATGAAGGTGTTCAGGGAGTATGCCCTCTCGACCTGTTCCGGCTACTGCGCGGGCTGCGCTGATCTCTGTGACGCGGCCATGCCCGAAGCCCCGGTAGTCAGCGATATCATGCGGGGCCTCATGTACTATAACAGCTACGGCAACGAGGAAATGGCCCGGAACCTGTACAGTGGAATATCTCCGGAAATCAGGAATAACCTTCTTGCCCTTGATTACGCAAAGGCAGAATCGGCATGCCCGAGAAATATCCCCATCGGTGCCCTGATCAGGGAAGCCGTGGAGAAGCTGTCCTAG